Proteins encoded together in one Peribacillus asahii window:
- a CDS encoding acyl-CoA dehydrogenase family protein encodes MSNQIEKLIKGGGFLVEEISCERVFTPEDFTDEQLMIAKTTEDFLVNEVLPQVEHLENHEFERSVKLLKQAGELGLLGADVPEEYGGLGLDKISSALIAEKLAPAGGFGISHGAHVGIGSLPIVLFGNEEQKQKYLPLLATGEKLAAYALTEPSSGSDALGAKTTAKLNAEGTHYILNGEKQWITNAGFADVFVVYAKIDGEKFTAFIVERNYPGVSTGVEEKKMGIKSSSTRTLILEDAQVPVENLLGEIGRGHVIAFNILNIGRYKLGVGVVGGAKSAFETTVAYTNQRQQFKTRLSSFNLTKEKLSTMASKIYAAESSVYRTVGLFEQRMGQLTDEQIKDGKAVADSIAEYAIECSMNKFFASEVLDYVVDEGVQLHGGYGFMQEYPIERAYRDSRINRIFEGTNEINRLIVPGTFLKKALKGELPLLQKAQSLQEELMMLMPEEIGDEPLAQEKALVRNAKKMGILAAGLAAQKFGTKLEQEQELLVNIADIASLAYAAESVILRTEKAIAKTGIEKSQQKLLYTQIFVQEAFNQIEQHAKETLIAVETGDTLRIFLASLRKLTRHTPTNVIAKKREASVKLIEAEKYVV; translated from the coding sequence ATGTCTAATCAAATAGAAAAGTTAATTAAAGGCGGCGGGTTTTTAGTTGAAGAAATTTCTTGTGAGCGTGTATTTACACCGGAAGACTTTACCGATGAACAATTAATGATTGCAAAAACAACGGAAGACTTTTTAGTCAATGAAGTGCTCCCACAAGTAGAACACTTAGAGAATCATGAATTCGAACGCTCTGTAAAACTATTAAAGCAAGCAGGTGAGCTTGGATTACTAGGGGCTGATGTTCCGGAAGAGTACGGTGGATTAGGGCTTGATAAAATCAGCTCGGCTTTAATCGCTGAGAAGCTAGCACCAGCGGGTGGTTTTGGTATTTCTCATGGTGCACATGTTGGTATTGGTTCTTTACCAATTGTTTTATTCGGGAATGAAGAGCAAAAACAAAAATATCTTCCACTGCTTGCTACAGGTGAGAAGCTGGCTGCTTATGCTTTAACAGAGCCAAGTTCAGGATCGGATGCACTTGGAGCAAAAACGACGGCAAAGTTGAATGCGGAAGGTACCCACTATATTTTGAATGGCGAGAAGCAATGGATTACCAATGCGGGCTTTGCTGATGTATTCGTTGTCTATGCTAAAATTGATGGTGAGAAATTTACGGCTTTCATTGTAGAACGTAATTATCCGGGCGTATCCACGGGTGTGGAAGAAAAGAAAATGGGGATTAAAAGCTCGTCTACTCGTACATTAATTTTAGAAGATGCACAAGTTCCGGTGGAAAATCTACTTGGCGAAATTGGCAGAGGACACGTCATTGCCTTTAATATTTTGAATATTGGCCGTTATAAATTAGGGGTAGGCGTGGTAGGCGGAGCGAAGTCAGCCTTTGAAACGACAGTTGCGTATACAAATCAACGTCAGCAATTTAAGACTCGTCTTTCTTCTTTTAATTTAACGAAAGAAAAGCTTTCAACAATGGCTTCTAAAATCTATGCAGCTGAAAGCTCTGTATATCGTACAGTTGGATTGTTTGAACAGCGAATGGGGCAGCTTACAGATGAACAAATAAAGGATGGTAAAGCTGTAGCAGATTCTATTGCAGAATATGCAATTGAATGCTCGATGAATAAATTCTTTGCATCGGAAGTATTAGATTATGTGGTGGATGAAGGGGTTCAACTACATGGCGGTTATGGATTTATGCAAGAATATCCAATCGAAAGGGCGTATCGTGATTCGCGCATTAACCGTATTTTTGAAGGAACAAACGAAATTAATCGCTTGATTGTACCTGGTACATTTTTGAAAAAGGCGTTAAAAGGCGAGTTGCCGCTTCTTCAAAAAGCACAAAGCTTGCAAGAAGAGCTTATGATGCTCATGCCAGAAGAAATTGGTGATGAACCATTAGCGCAAGAAAAAGCCTTGGTGCGAAATGCAAAGAAAATGGGTATTTTAGCAGCAGGATTAGCGGCTCAAAAATTCGGTACAAAGCTTGAGCAAGAGCAAGAGCTGCTCGTCAATATTGCGGACATTGCCTCGCTTGCTTATGCAGCAGAGTCTGTCATTCTTCGTACAGAAAAAGCCATTGCTAAAACAGGGATAGAAAAGAGTCAACAAAAGTTGCTGTACACACAAATCTTTGTGCAAGAAGCCTTTAATCAAATCGAACAGCATGCAAAAGAAACACTAATTGCAGTCGAAACAGGAGACACACTGCGAATTTTCCTTGCTTCTCTTCGTAAATTGACTCGTCACACCCCAACGAATGTTATTGCGAAGAAACGCGAGGCTTCCGTTAAACTAATCGAAGCAGAGAAATATGTGGTGTAA
- a CDS encoding MetQ/NlpA family ABC transporter substrate-binding protein: protein MKKFLGFALILVLSIALAACGNDNKDNQDEKAADNAEGNTTLKVGASNTPHAVILEEAKPLLKEKGIDLEIVPFQDYVLPNKTLAEGELDANYFQHIPYLESQIAKNGYDFVNAGGIHIEPIAIYSKKYKSLSELPKGATLIMSSSVADHGRALSLLEENGLITLKEGIDKTKATVEDIVENKRDIKFEAKYEAALLPEIYANGEGDAVLINSNYAIDAGLNPVEDSIAIEGSKSPYVNVIAVNKKDENNEAIKTLVEVLRSKEIQDFITKEFKGAVVPVSE from the coding sequence ATGAAAAAGTTTTTAGGGTTTGCTCTAATTTTAGTTTTATCAATCGCCCTAGCTGCTTGCGGCAATGACAACAAAGATAATCAAGACGAAAAAGCCGCAGATAATGCAGAAGGAAACACAACGCTAAAAGTTGGCGCATCTAATACGCCGCATGCTGTTATTCTTGAAGAAGCAAAGCCGCTTCTTAAAGAAAAAGGTATTGATTTAGAAATCGTTCCATTCCAAGATTATGTATTGCCGAACAAAACATTAGCAGAGGGAGAATTGGATGCTAACTATTTCCAACACATTCCTTACTTAGAATCACAAATTGCTAAGAATGGTTATGATTTTGTGAATGCGGGCGGTATTCATATTGAACCAATCGCGATTTATTCTAAAAAATACAAAAGCTTATCTGAACTTCCAAAAGGTGCAACACTTATTATGAGCAGCTCAGTAGCTGACCATGGTCGTGCGCTTTCTTTACTTGAAGAAAACGGTTTAATCACTTTAAAGGAAGGTATTGATAAAACAAAAGCAACAGTTGAAGATATTGTAGAGAACAAACGTGATATTAAATTTGAAGCGAAATACGAAGCTGCTCTTCTTCCGGAAATTTATGCAAATGGAGAAGGCGACGCTGTATTAATCAATTCTAACTACGCTATTGATGCTGGTTTAAATCCTGTTGAGGATTCAATTGCTATTGAAGGTTCAAAATCACCGTATGTAAACGTTATTGCAGTAAATAAGAAAGATGAAAACAACGAAGCGATTAAAACATTAGTAGAAGTGTTACGCTCAAAAGAAATTCAAGATTTCATCACGAAAGAATTTAAGGGTGCGGTTGTACCTGTAAGTGAATAA
- the sufC gene encoding Fe-S cluster assembly ATPase SufC yields the protein MSGSTLTIKDLHVSIEGKEILKGVNLEVKGGEIHAIMGPNGTGKSTLSSAIMGHPKYEVTSGSITLDGEDVLEMEVDERAKAGLFLAMQYPSEISGVTNADFLRSAINARREEGDEISLMKFIRKMDEKMEFLEMNEDMAQRYLNEGFSGGEKKRNEILQLMMIEPKIAILDEIDSGLDIDALKVVSKGINEMRGEDFGCLMITHYQRLLNYITPDYVHVMMQGRVVKSGGPELAARLEAEGYDWIKQELGIEDETVGEEA from the coding sequence ATGTCAGGTTCTACTTTAACGATTAAAGATCTTCATGTATCAATTGAAGGTAAAGAAATTTTAAAAGGGGTTAACCTTGAAGTAAAAGGCGGAGAAATCCATGCAATCATGGGACCGAATGGTACAGGTAAATCTACGCTTTCTTCAGCGATTATGGGTCACCCTAAATATGAAGTAACAAGTGGAAGCATTACTCTTGATGGTGAAGACGTATTAGAAATGGAAGTAGATGAGCGTGCTAAAGCTGGTCTTTTCCTTGCTATGCAATATCCAAGTGAAATTAGCGGAGTGACAAATGCTGATTTCTTACGTTCAGCTATTAATGCACGTCGTGAAGAAGGCGATGAAATTTCTTTAATGAAGTTCATTCGTAAAATGGATGAAAAAATGGAATTTTTAGAAATGAATGAAGATATGGCACAACGTTATTTAAACGAAGGATTCTCAGGTGGAGAAAAGAAACGTAATGAAATTCTTCAATTGATGATGATTGAACCAAAAATTGCAATCTTGGATGAAATCGACTCTGGTCTTGATATTGACGCCCTTAAAGTTGTATCAAAAGGAATTAATGAAATGCGCGGCGAAGATTTCGGTTGCCTTATGATTACGCACTATCAACGTTTATTAAACTACATTACTCCTGATTACGTTCACGTAATGATGCAAGGTCGAGTTGTGAAATCTGGCGGTCCAGAATTAGCTGCACGTTTAGAAGCAGAAGGATATGACTGGATTAAACAAGAATTAGGTATTGAAGACGAAACTGTCGGCGAAGAAGCATAA
- a CDS encoding thioredoxin family protein: MQDWTETDVQAAARQGDTFCVYAYTPMCGTCQVASKMLTVALELVPQLTIGKMNMNFFPSIAKHCEIESVPCLLLYKEGKLIQKIYAFQSVPYLYTTLKEFLDN, from the coding sequence ATGCAAGATTGGACAGAAACGGATGTACAAGCAGCTGCTAGGCAAGGTGACACTTTTTGTGTATATGCATATACGCCGATGTGTGGAACATGTCAGGTTGCTTCTAAAATGCTCACTGTTGCATTAGAGCTTGTTCCGCAATTAACGATTGGAAAGATGAATATGAATTTTTTTCCTAGTATTGCGAAGCATTGTGAAATAGAGAGCGTACCATGTTTATTACTATATAAAGAGGGGAAACTGATTCAGAAGATTTATGCCTTTCAATCTGTTCCTTATTTATATACGACTCTTAAAGAATTTTTGGATAATTAA
- a CDS encoding toprim domain-containing protein yields the protein MITVEWRESDKVIIVEGSSDKKRVQLVLNEEVEVVCTNGTISQVKLDEFVEEFEDRDVYIFFDADQSGEKLRKQFKRELPEARHMYINKMYKEVASAPLYHLASVLLAANIDVKVQFLEQRVNE from the coding sequence ATGATTACCGTGGAATGGAGAGAATCCGATAAAGTAATCATTGTCGAAGGAAGTTCTGATAAGAAAAGAGTTCAGCTTGTATTAAATGAAGAAGTTGAAGTTGTTTGTACAAATGGAACGATTTCACAAGTCAAGCTTGACGAGTTCGTAGAAGAATTTGAAGACCGCGATGTATATATTTTCTTTGATGCAGATCAATCAGGAGAAAAGCTTCGAAAACAATTTAAGCGAGAATTACCAGAGGCAAGGCATATGTATATTAATAAAATGTATAAGGAAGTGGCGAGTGCGCCTTTATATCATCTTGCTTCTGTTTTACTCGCTGCTAATATAGATGTAAAAGTACAATTTTTAGAACAAAGGGTGAATGAATAG
- a CDS encoding O-acetylhomoserine aminocarboxypropyltransferase/cysteine synthase family protein gives MADKNYRFETLSIHGGLQVDETGARSLPVYQSNAYLFKDTEHAANLFGLKETGYIYTRLHNPTVSVFEERVALLEGGIGALATSSGMAAITLAILNIAGAGDEIISSSTIYGGTYNLFANTLPKYGIKVKFVEPNDLEKFKESITPRTKAIYGETIGNPSLNVLDIEALADIAHEAGIPLIVDNTFATPYLCRPIEFGADIVVHSATKWLLGNGTTMGGIIVDGGKFDWNSPNFPGFTEPDPSYDHLVFAEALGQAAFIVKARVQLLRDIGATLSAQSAFQFTLGLETLHVRMKEHLANTKVIIDYLEQHPAVEWISYPGKEDHSDKALADKYLPKGAGSIITFGIKGGREAGAALINSVQLWSHVANVGDAKSLIIHPASTTHQQLSDADLLKAGVSADLVRLSVGIENVEDLIDDLNQAIEKAIAAAAKEVE, from the coding sequence ATGGCAGATAAAAATTATCGTTTTGAAACATTAAGTATTCATGGGGGATTGCAAGTTGATGAAACAGGAGCACGTTCATTGCCAGTTTATCAAAGCAATGCTTACTTATTCAAAGATACAGAGCATGCCGCTAATTTATTTGGATTAAAAGAAACAGGCTATATTTATACAAGACTTCATAATCCAACAGTTAGTGTGTTTGAAGAACGAGTGGCCCTTTTAGAAGGCGGAATAGGTGCTTTGGCTACCTCAAGTGGAATGGCTGCTATTACATTAGCGATTTTGAATATTGCTGGTGCAGGCGATGAAATTATCTCTTCTTCCACTATTTATGGCGGAACATACAATTTATTTGCTAATACACTTCCTAAATACGGAATCAAAGTGAAGTTTGTTGAGCCAAATGATTTAGAGAAATTTAAAGAATCGATTACACCTAGAACAAAGGCGATTTATGGAGAAACAATTGGAAATCCAAGCCTAAATGTATTAGATATTGAAGCACTTGCTGACATTGCACATGAAGCAGGGATTCCACTAATTGTTGATAATACATTTGCGACTCCGTACTTATGCCGACCAATTGAATTTGGAGCAGATATTGTTGTGCATTCTGCAACAAAATGGTTACTAGGAAATGGAACAACGATGGGTGGAATTATTGTAGATGGAGGTAAGTTTGATTGGAATTCACCGAACTTCCCTGGATTTACGGAGCCAGATCCAAGTTATGATCATTTAGTATTTGCCGAGGCACTTGGACAGGCTGCATTTATTGTGAAAGCTCGTGTTCAATTGCTTCGTGATATTGGTGCAACGTTAAGTGCACAAAGTGCCTTTCAATTTACATTAGGACTTGAAACATTACATGTACGAATGAAAGAGCATCTTGCTAATACAAAAGTGATTATTGACTATTTAGAACAACATCCGGCCGTTGAGTGGATTTCATATCCAGGTAAGGAAGACCATTCGGATAAAGCATTAGCTGATAAATATTTGCCTAAAGGGGCAGGTTCGATTATTACATTTGGTATTAAAGGTGGCCGAGAAGCTGGAGCGGCATTAATTAATTCCGTTCAACTATGGTCACATGTTGCGAATGTTGGAGATGCGAAGAGCTTAATTATCCATCCAGCTAGTACAACACATCAACAATTGAGTGATGCTGACTTACTGAAAGCAGGCGTAAGCGCAGACTTAGTTCGTTTATCTGTCGGCATTGAAAATGTAGAAGATTTAATTGATGATTTGAATCAAGCAATTGAAAAAGCGATAGCTGCGGCAGCGAAAGAAGTTGAATAA
- a CDS encoding methionine ABC transporter ATP-binding protein, translating into MISLSKVNKYFRSGTAKNETIKAVNNVNLTINKSEIFGIIGYSGAGKSTLIRMLNGLETPTEGSVVVAGKEISKIKGAELRKARQEISMIFQHFNLLWSRTVQENIAFPLEIAGVPAKKRAERVNELIKLVGLEGREKAYPSQLSGGQKQRVGIARALANNPKVLLCDEATSALDPQTTDSILDLLVDINQRLGLTIVLITHEMHVIRKICHRVAVMESGQVVEQGPVLEVFKNPTAPITKRFVQQVTEPEETKETIENLLERFPKGKVIQLTFVGEDVESPLITKLVRNFELDINIVQGKISQTRNGSYGTLFIHIDGSHEEILRAIQFIEEQQVGVEVMTHA; encoded by the coding sequence GTGATTTCTTTGTCAAAAGTCAACAAGTATTTCCGCTCAGGGACTGCGAAAAATGAGACCATTAAAGCGGTTAATAATGTGAATTTAACGATAAACAAAAGTGAAATTTTCGGTATAATTGGCTATAGCGGGGCTGGGAAAAGTACCCTGATCCGAATGTTAAATGGCCTAGAAACTCCTACAGAAGGTTCGGTTGTTGTAGCTGGTAAGGAAATTTCTAAAATTAAAGGTGCTGAGCTTCGCAAAGCACGCCAAGAGATTAGTATGATTTTCCAGCATTTTAATTTATTATGGTCAAGAACAGTTCAAGAAAATATTGCCTTTCCGCTTGAAATTGCGGGTGTTCCAGCTAAAAAACGAGCAGAACGTGTAAATGAACTGATTAAGCTTGTTGGGTTAGAGGGTCGTGAAAAAGCTTATCCTTCTCAACTAAGCGGTGGACAAAAGCAACGAGTCGGCATTGCGCGAGCGCTTGCAAATAATCCGAAAGTGTTGTTATGTGATGAGGCGACTTCAGCTTTAGATCCTCAGACGACGGACTCCATTTTAGATTTACTTGTCGATATTAATCAGCGTTTAGGGTTAACGATTGTACTGATTACACATGAAATGCACGTCATTCGTAAAATTTGCCATCGTGTCGCTGTAATGGAAAGTGGACAAGTTGTTGAGCAAGGCCCAGTCCTTGAAGTATTTAAAAACCCAACGGCTCCGATTACAAAGCGTTTTGTTCAGCAAGTAACAGAGCCAGAGGAAACAAAAGAAACTATCGAGAATTTGCTAGAACGTTTCCCAAAAGGAAAAGTCATTCAACTTACTTTCGTTGGGGAAGATGTAGAAAGTCCGCTTATTACAAAGTTAGTTCGTAATTTTGAATTAGATATTAATATTGTCCAAGGGAAAATTTCACAAACACGAAATGGCTCTTATGGAACACTATTTATTCATATTGATGGAAGTCATGAAGAAATTCTTCGCGCTATTCAATTTATAGAAGAGCAGCAAGTAGGCGTGGAGGTGATGACGCATGCTTGA
- a CDS encoding cysteine desulfurase — MNPYEIRKLFPILNQEVNGQPLVYLDSAATSQKPAVVIEAIEQYYRGYNSNVHRGVHTLGTKATDAYEGAREKVRKFINASSIEEIIFTRGTTTSLNTVARSYGLANVQEGDEIVISYMEHHSNIIPWQQVAKQTGAVLKYIPLQEDGTISLEDVRATVTNATKIVSVMHVSNVLGTINPVKEIAAIAHEHGAIMVVDGAQSTPHLKVDVQDLDCDFFAFSGHKMAAPTGIGALYGKKELLENMEPVEFGGEMIDFVGLYESTWKELPWKFEGGTPIIAGAIGLGAAIDFLEEIGLDNIERHEHHLAAYAMEKMSTIEGMTIYGPKDSAKRAGVITFNLEDVHPHDVATVLDADGIAVRAGHHCAQPLMKWLDVSATARASFYLYNTEEDIDKLVSSLIKTKEYFSNVF, encoded by the coding sequence ATGAACCCATACGAAATTCGTAAGCTTTTCCCTATATTAAATCAAGAAGTGAACGGTCAGCCATTAGTATATTTAGATAGTGCTGCGACATCGCAAAAACCGGCTGTAGTTATCGAAGCGATTGAACAATATTATCGCGGGTACAATTCGAATGTACATCGCGGAGTGCATACACTTGGAACAAAAGCTACGGATGCGTATGAAGGTGCTCGTGAAAAAGTACGTAAATTCATTAATGCTTCCTCTATTGAAGAGATTATCTTCACTAGAGGAACAACCACTTCTTTAAATACGGTAGCAAGAAGCTATGGTCTGGCTAATGTACAAGAAGGGGATGAAATCGTCATCTCGTATATGGAGCACCATAGTAATATCATTCCTTGGCAGCAAGTGGCGAAACAAACGGGTGCTGTGTTGAAATATATTCCACTTCAAGAAGATGGTACGATTTCACTTGAGGATGTACGAGCAACGGTAACGAATGCAACAAAAATCGTATCTGTTATGCATGTGTCAAACGTTCTTGGCACGATTAATCCCGTTAAAGAAATTGCGGCGATTGCTCATGAGCACGGGGCGATTATGGTTGTGGATGGGGCACAAAGCACACCGCATTTAAAAGTGGATGTGCAGGACCTTGATTGTGATTTCTTCGCTTTCTCTGGTCATAAAATGGCTGCGCCAACTGGTATTGGAGCGCTTTACGGTAAAAAAGAATTATTAGAAAACATGGAGCCGGTTGAATTTGGCGGCGAAATGATTGATTTTGTAGGTTTATATGAATCAACATGGAAAGAGCTTCCGTGGAAGTTCGAGGGTGGTACTCCGATTATTGCTGGAGCGATTGGCTTAGGAGCGGCTATTGATTTCCTAGAGGAAATTGGTTTAGACAATATTGAACGTCATGAGCATCATTTAGCTGCATATGCAATGGAAAAAATGTCGACGATTGAAGGTATGACAATCTACGGTCCGAAAGATTCGGCAAAACGTGCAGGTGTTATTACATTCAACTTGGAGGATGTACATCCGCATGATGTAGCTACAGTTCTAGATGCAGATGGGATTGCCGTACGTGCAGGTCATCATTGTGCTCAACCATTAATGAAATGGTTAGATGTTTCAGCGACAGCGCGAGCAAGTTTCTACCTATATAACACGGAAGAAGACATTGATAAGTTAGTTTCATCACTTATCAAAACAAAGGAGTATTTTAGTAATGTCTTTTAA
- the sufD gene encoding Fe-S cluster assembly protein SufD, whose amino-acid sequence MTTETKLPFEKEDINSLSTQNNEPAWLTELRVQAFSDLENLPMPKPDKTKIDKWNFTAFRKHSIESEVFTSVDELPEQVKSIVAIEEKRNLYIQRNNTPAYTSLSAELKEQGVIFTDILTAARDHAELVQKYFMKDGVKVNEHRLTALHAALLNGGAFVYVPKNVEVKEPIQSIFLVDDADATLFNHVLIVAEDNSSVTYVENYFSTVETTNGIANIVTEVIANANAKVTYGAVDTLNKGYTTYVNRRGVAGRDARIEWALGLMNDGDTISDNTTYLMGDGSSGDTKTVVVGRGEQKQNFTTQVIHYGLRSDGQILKHGVMKDSASSIFNGIGKIEHGATKANAEQESRVLMLSEKARGDANPILLIDEDDVTAGHAASVGRVDPLQLYYLMSRGISKQEAERLVIHGFLAPVVNELPIEGVKKQLVEVIERKVK is encoded by the coding sequence ATGACTACAGAAACGAAATTACCGTTTGAAAAAGAGGATATTAACTCTCTTTCAACTCAAAATAATGAACCAGCTTGGCTAACTGAGCTTCGTGTTCAAGCGTTTTCTGACTTAGAAAACCTACCGATGCCAAAGCCAGACAAAACAAAGATTGATAAGTGGAACTTTACCGCTTTCCGTAAACATTCAATCGAGAGTGAAGTTTTTACATCAGTAGATGAGCTTCCAGAACAAGTGAAATCGATTGTGGCTATTGAAGAAAAGCGTAACTTATATATTCAACGTAATAATACGCCGGCTTATACAAGTCTTTCAGCTGAGTTGAAAGAACAAGGTGTTATTTTTACAGATATTCTAACAGCGGCTCGCGATCATGCAGAGCTTGTGCAGAAATATTTTATGAAAGATGGCGTGAAAGTGAATGAGCATCGCTTAACAGCTCTTCACGCAGCATTGTTAAACGGAGGAGCTTTCGTATACGTTCCAAAAAACGTAGAAGTGAAAGAACCAATTCAATCGATTTTCTTAGTCGATGATGCGGATGCAACGCTTTTCAACCATGTATTAATCGTGGCAGAAGATAACAGCTCTGTAACGTATGTAGAAAACTATTTCTCAACTGTAGAAACGACAAATGGTATCGCAAACATCGTAACAGAAGTCATTGCCAATGCAAATGCGAAAGTAACATATGGTGCAGTGGATACGTTAAATAAAGGGTATACAACATATGTAAACCGTCGTGGTGTAGCTGGGCGAGATGCACGTATCGAGTGGGCACTTGGCTTAATGAATGATGGAGATACAATTTCAGATAATACAACGTATCTAATGGGCGATGGCTCTTCAGGTGATACGAAAACGGTTGTTGTTGGTCGTGGAGAACAAAAACAAAACTTCACTACGCAAGTGATTCATTACGGTTTACGTTCCGATGGACAAATTCTAAAGCACGGGGTTATGAAAGATAGTGCTTCTAGTATTTTCAACGGAATCGGAAAAATTGAGCATGGTGCAACAAAAGCAAATGCTGAACAAGAATCACGCGTGCTTATGTTAAGTGAAAAAGCTCGTGGAGACGCGAATCCAATTCTTCTTATTGATGAAGACGATGTTACAGCAGGACACGCAGCATCTGTAGGTCGCGTAGATCCATTGCAACTTTATTATTTAATGAGTCGTGGTATTTCCAAACAAGAAGCAGAACGTTTAGTTATTCACGGATTCTTGGCCCCTGTTGTTAATGAACTTCCAATCGAAGGTGTGAAAAAGCAACTTGTTGAGGTCATTGAAAGGAAAGTTAAGTAA
- a CDS encoding methionine ABC transporter permease: MLEELLPNINWETMIEATNETLYMTAISVAATFFLGIILGLVLFLTGKDNLWENRFINWIISAFVNIFRSIPFLILIVLLIPFTKAIVGTMIGENAALPALIIGAAPFYARMVEIGLREIDKGVIEAARSMGAKTSTIIWKVLLPESMPALISGITVTSIALVGYTAMAGVIGAGGLGNLAYLEGFQRSQNDVTLVATIIILIIVFIIQMIGDFITSKLDKR, encoded by the coding sequence ATGCTTGAAGAATTATTGCCGAATATAAATTGGGAAACGATGATTGAAGCAACAAATGAAACGTTATATATGACGGCGATTTCTGTTGCAGCCACTTTCTTTTTAGGGATTATACTTGGACTAGTTTTGTTCCTAACAGGGAAGGATAATTTATGGGAAAACCGATTCATCAATTGGATCATCAGTGCTTTTGTTAATATTTTTCGGTCTATCCCGTTCTTAATTTTAATTGTGTTATTGATTCCATTTACGAAAGCGATTGTCGGAACGATGATTGGAGAAAATGCAGCATTACCTGCACTTATCATTGGTGCTGCACCGTTTTATGCACGAATGGTTGAAATTGGTCTTCGTGAAATTGATAAAGGGGTTATTGAAGCGGCAAGATCGATGGGAGCCAAAACGAGTACAATTATATGGAAAGTATTACTTCCAGAATCTATGCCAGCCCTTATTTCCGGAATTACTGTTACATCAATTGCTTTAGTCGGTTATACGGCAATGGCTGGAGTAATTGGGGCTGGAGGACTTGGAAATTTAGCTTATTTAGAAGGGTTCCAACGTAGTCAAAATGACGTAACACTAGTAGCAACAATCATTATTTTAATAATTGTCTTCATTATTCAAATGATTGGAGACTTTATTACATCAAAATTAGATAAAAGATAA
- the gcvH gene encoding glycine cleavage system protein GcvH, with the protein MTTPKELRYSEEHEWVKVEGGNARIGITHFAQSELGDIVFVELPEVGTELKADEPFGSVESVKTVSELYAPVSGKVVEVNEELSDSPEYVNESPYEKAWMIVIEPSDSSEIEQLMTAEQYEEMTNEG; encoded by the coding sequence ATGACAACACCAAAAGAATTGCGTTACTCTGAAGAACATGAGTGGGTAAAAGTAGAAGGCGGCAACGCTCGCATTGGTATTACACACTTTGCTCAATCTGAATTAGGGGATATCGTATTTGTAGAGCTTCCTGAAGTTGGAACTGAATTAAAAGCAGACGAGCCATTTGGTAGTGTAGAATCTGTAAAAACGGTTTCTGAATTATATGCACCAGTTAGCGGAAAAGTAGTTGAAGTAAACGAGGAACTTAGCGACAGTCCAGAGTATGTAAACGAATCACCATATGAAAAAGCATGGATGATTGTAATAGAACCATCTGATAGCAGCGAAATCGAACAATTGATGACAGCTGAACAATATGAGGAAATGACAAACGAAGGTTAA
- a CDS encoding arsenate reductase family protein, translating to MSLTFYWYPKCGTCRNAKKWLDSHQLQHETIHIVENPPSRATIETLYKKSGLELKKFFNTSGQKYRELGLKDRLKDATETELLDILATDGMLLKRPIVTDGDKVTVGFKEDQFEQTWK from the coding sequence ATGAGCTTAACATTTTATTGGTACCCAAAATGCGGCACGTGTCGCAATGCGAAAAAATGGCTCGATAGTCATCAACTTCAACATGAAACAATCCACATTGTCGAAAATCCTCCTTCTAGAGCTACAATTGAAACACTTTATAAGAAAAGTGGCCTTGAGTTAAAGAAATTTTTTAACACAAGCGGGCAAAAATATCGTGAGTTAGGTTTAAAGGATCGTCTAAAGGATGCTACTGAAACAGAGCTGCTTGATATTTTAGCGACAGATGGGATGTTATTGAAGCGACCAATTGTAACAGATGGCGATAAAGTAACAGTCGGATTTAAAGAAGATCAATTTGAACAAACATGGAAATAA